The DNA region CATGCTGTCGATGAACAGATCGCTGGTTTCCAGCATTTCGTGCGTGGTCCATTGATCGCTGGCGATCAGGTCCTTCATGTGCCTCAGCTTGGTATGGGCGGCATCCAGTTCACGCTGCACGCGCTTGCCTACAGCGACTTCGGCGTGCAGGTTCCGGTTGCTCTGTTCCAGGTCGGCCATGATGGTTCCGATCTTGCCTTCAACCAACGAGGCGGTTACGCCCTTTCGCTTGCACAATGCCAGTGCGGCGGTTCGCTGGCCCAGCATGCGTTGTCGTCCACTTTCGGCGACCAGGCGACCGAAGGGGTCGGCATCATCAAGTTGGCCGACCAGCATTGAGAGCAGTTGGTCGGTGTCTGTGACCAACTGGTCGCTGAGCTCAACCAGCGTGGTGGCTGTCGGTGCATCCAGATCGGATTGCGTTGCATTGAGAATGGCTTCCCAGATGGTCTTGATCGCGACGAGCTTTTCACCTACATCGGGTGCGCCGGCAGCGGGCTTGCCGGCCAGTCGGTCAGCCTGGCTGGAGAAGACTCTTGAGGATTGCTCGAGCATTCGAGATGAGACAGTCCGGTCTTCCTGGCCGCCCAGGCAGTATCCGGCCAGCTTTCGCTGCCCCATCATCTGCTGGCGGCTGGCCAGGTTGATGGTGCGATGCAGTCGCTTCTTTTCGTACTCTTCGTTGCCATTGGTGTCACGTTCGGCGCCGGTCTGCGATGACTGTGCCGGACTGTTCTCCAGCTCATGCGAGCGCTCTTCACGCCATTCCGGAACCAGCTATCGAGGCAAGCAGTAGGTAGCCGAGTACGGCGGCACGCAGCCCGGGTCGGGCCCGGTAAGAAGTCAACATTGGCAAATATTCCTTTAGGTGGCATGGCGGTTGAAAGCCCCTATAGTGCCTGGGTACATGTCAATGCATTGTGCTCGGGCCCGTATCTTGCGGCGTGGAGGGAATTTCGATCCGTTTGAAGTAGAATCGTGTGCGAATTCAGAATGCAAGGGGAGAAGATGCAGTTCCTTCCAGGCTTTGAGCTGCAGGCCGAGCTGCATCAAGGGAATACCTCTCTGGTCTGCCGTGCAGTGCGCAAGCGTGACGGCTTGCCGGTGGTCATGAAGGTTCACCGGAACGAGTTTCCGACGGCATCGGAGATTGCCCGTTTCGAGGACGAGTACAGGGTGGCGAGTCAGCTGCGCTTGCACTGTGGGGTGCGGTTGATCGATCTGGTTCGCGTGGGCCATCGTCGGGCGCTGATCTACGAGGATGACGGTTGTTTCAGTCTGAAACGGCTGAATGGTGATCGATCACTGCCGCTGGACCAGTGGCTGGATGTGGCCGTGCGCATAGCTGGCGCGTTGGCCGAGCTCCAGTCCACTGGTCTGGTCCATGGTGATATCAATCCCGGCAATATTCTCATGCATCCCGAATCCGGCGAGATCAGGCTCACCGATTTCGAGTTGGTGCACCGCGTCAATGATCCCGAGGCCAGCATGCTATTTGGCACGCTGGCCTATATCGCGCCGGAACAGACCGGGCGCGTCAAGGCCAGCCCGGATCATCGCAGCGATCTGTATGCACTCGGTGCAACGCTGTTTGAACTGGCTACCGGGAAGCCTCCGTTCCCCGAGCAGGATGATGCGGCGCTGATACATGCTCACCTGGCTCGTGTACCGCCTGCGCTGACGGCCCTGCGACCTGATTTTCCACCGATTGTCGAGGCCGTGATCCAACGCCTGATGGCCAAGTCACCACCGGACCGCTACCAGACCGCGACCGGGCTGCGCACCGATCTGGTCACGTTGCAACAGCAATTGCAGGCTGGTGAACCCCTGGACTTGATACCCGGGCAACGCGACTTTGCCGCCGCGCTGAAGCTGTCCAGTCGTCTGTACGGGCGTCAGGATGCCATCGAAACGCTGCGTGCGGGGTGGTTCATGGCGCAGGAGCATTCGGCCCTGGTCTGGCAGCAGTTGCGCGGTGCTCCCGGTATCGGCAAGAGCAGCGTCGTTGACCAGCTCGAAGACATCAGCAGCGCCGTGGTCTGCCGTGGGCGCTGCAATCCAGGGACTGTCAAACCTTATGCGCCGCTGATCGAAGCACTCGATCACCTGGTTCAGCGCTGGCTGACCTTGTCGGAAGCCGGCTTGTCGGAGCTGCGTGAAAAACTGGCACGGACACTGGGCAACAATGCAGCCGTGGTTGCCACCCTGGTGCCCGGGTTGCGTCAGTTACTTGGCCACCTGCCCGAACCTCCGACAACCAACGCCCGGAGGATCCAGAACCGGCTGGAAACGGCCGCACGCAGCTTCCTGCAGTTTGCCATGCGTGAGCAATCCCCTCTGGTATTGGTCATCGATGATCTGCAGTGGGCTGATATTGCCACCCTCAGTGCGCTCGAGTCCTTGATTGCCGGCGGCGATGGTCCCTGCCTGCTGGTCACAACCGAAAGAGAACAGCGGTCCGAGCTGCTGCAGCGCTGGCATGATCGAATGGACGAGTTGTCGTGTCGGCCGCAGCGGATCGAGCTGGAACGTCTGGATGATCAGCACTTGTCGAACCTGGTTGATGATGCACTGGGTCTGCCAGCCGTGGAACGTGATCGACTGGTATCGGTGCTCAGGGAAAAGACGCTGGGAAACCCGTTTTTTGTTCGGCAGGTGATGGCGCAGTGGGTCGACGGTGACTTTCTGCGCGTCGATGCCGACGGACAATGGCGCGCCGACTTTGACAGTATCGACCGTCTTGAAGTGGCCGACAACGTTCTTGACCTGATCGTCGACCGCATCCGTACTCTTCAGGAAGATGAGCGCCGCGTACTGGCTGTCGCGGCCTGTGCCGGGCCGAGATTCAGTGCCCGCATCGTGATGAAGGTTCTGGGTGATGAGGCGCTGGGCGATATTTTCCATCAACTTGTCGACAAGGGGCTGTTGAGGGCCCATGAGGGAGGATTGGAGTCGGAATATGCTTTCGTCCACGACCGCGTGCGTGAAGCCGTACTGGCGCAACTGGACAGAGACGAGCTGTGTCGGCTGAACCTGGCGCTTGCGCGACAGTTGCAGGCCGACGACCGGCACAACGTGTTTGCCATCGTGGCTCACTACAACCGGTCTTTGAGTGCCGTTGACAGTGACGAAGACCGTGTCACCGTCGCCAGCCTCAATGCCGAGGCAGCCCGGCTTTCGCGTACGCAGGCGGCATTTGCCGCGGCCCTGGAGTTTGCCGAACGCGCCGTGGCGCTGTGGCCCGGTTCAGCGCGCCAGCACGACTCGGAGGGCACGATTCAGCTTGAGTTGCTGCTGGCCGACTGTCAGGCCGGGCGTGGGCAGCTTCAGGCCGCTACCGAAACCTACGAGTCGGTTCTGAAAATGGTCGACAGCCCGGTCAGCCGCGCTGCTGTCATCGAACGCCTGGTCGATGCGCTGCAGTCCCAGGGCAACCCGGCAAAAGCGCTGGAAGAGGCCGAACGTGCGCTGGCCCTGCTCGGTGTCGAGCTGGATCTGGACGACGAGAATGGCGTGGCTGCCGTGCAGGAGCGCTTGAGCAACCGACTGGTGCGTCCGGAAATGCTTTCGCGCATTGACGATCTACCGGAAGCAACCGAAGAGGCGGCACGCATGTCACGGTTGTATGACAAGACCATTATTGCCGTGTATTTTTCCAACCCCTCGTTGCTTGGCTATGTCACGGCGCGGGCAGTGGAGCATGTGCTGGAATCGGGGCTGACGCCCGAAGCTGGTTTGACATTTGCCTGGTGGTCGATGGTGCTCTGCATGCAGGGAAAGTACCGCCAGGGTGAAGCGTATGCCCGTCTGCCCCGGCTCATGCATGACCGTTTCGGTGATGACTACTATGGCGGCGCCGGCCGGATGGTGGCCGCGGCCATGGCCCTGAGCTGGACCCGCCCCTACGAAGAAATCTTTGCCGAGCAGGAACAGGCTGCTGATCTGCTTCACAACAGTGGCAATCTGCAGTTTGCCAGTTATGCCCTGATCGTGCAGCACATATCGACGGTCATTCAGGGCGCTAGCCTGGATGAAATGCTCAAGAGCTGTGAGCGCTGGGGCGACTATTGCAGACAGCATGTGCCCCTGGAGCACGGACAGGCACGTATACGCGCCCACTGCATTCGTCGACTGATGGGACGGCAGGTCGAAAGCCTGGATTGTGAGGCCATTGTCCAGGCATACGAGTCGAAGGGCAACCACACCGACGTATGCGAATCGCTGGTCGAGATGGCGCGCGCTGCCTGGATCACGGAAGATTTTCGTCAGGCCCTGGCTTTCTGCGAACGAGCCGAACCGGCATTCCTGGCCGGGGCGGCGGGCAGTCTGCTCCTCAATTTCGGACACGCAGTGATCTACAGCATCAGTCTTGCGCGTGCTGCACGGAAACAAACGGGTGAGCACGCTCAGGAACTGCGCGATCGTGCCGAGGTGGTTGCCGAGCGCGTTCTTCGGGTCACGGATCTTGCACCTGACAACTTCAAGGCCTACCACCACCTGGTCGCCGGCGAATTGCATTGCATGCGCGGTGAACTGGAGCAGGCCATGGTCAGCTGTCTGGGCGCCATACGTCATGCACAAGAGCACCAGCAGACCCTGCTGCAGGCTCAGTCAACCCGCATGCTAGTTTACCTGTTCCGACAGGCTGGCCTTGGCATGGATCAGGCCATCGCGCGTGAAGCCGACCAGCTTTTCCGGCAGGCCGGGTGCCTGGCCATGGTTCGTCGTGACGGCGATTCGGGGGCGGGTGCTGAAAGTACGCGTCCCAATCAGTCGAAAGCGGGTGCCGAGCTCGATGGGGTCGACCTGGCCAGCATCATCAAGGCCAACGAGGCCATCTCCGCAGAAATTGACTACGACCGTCTGTTGCTGCGGTTGATGGAAGTGACCGT from Wenzhouxiangella sp. AB-CW3 includes:
- a CDS encoding diguanylate cyclase domain-containing protein; amino-acid sequence: MQFLPGFELQAELHQGNTSLVCRAVRKRDGLPVVMKVHRNEFPTASEIARFEDEYRVASQLRLHCGVRLIDLVRVGHRRALIYEDDGCFSLKRLNGDRSLPLDQWLDVAVRIAGALAELQSTGLVHGDINPGNILMHPESGEIRLTDFELVHRVNDPEASMLFGTLAYIAPEQTGRVKASPDHRSDLYALGATLFELATGKPPFPEQDDAALIHAHLARVPPALTALRPDFPPIVEAVIQRLMAKSPPDRYQTATGLRTDLVTLQQQLQAGEPLDLIPGQRDFAAALKLSSRLYGRQDAIETLRAGWFMAQEHSALVWQQLRGAPGIGKSSVVDQLEDISSAVVCRGRCNPGTVKPYAPLIEALDHLVQRWLTLSEAGLSELREKLARTLGNNAAVVATLVPGLRQLLGHLPEPPTTNARRIQNRLETAARSFLQFAMREQSPLVLVIDDLQWADIATLSALESLIAGGDGPCLLVTTEREQRSELLQRWHDRMDELSCRPQRIELERLDDQHLSNLVDDALGLPAVERDRLVSVLREKTLGNPFFVRQVMAQWVDGDFLRVDADGQWRADFDSIDRLEVADNVLDLIVDRIRTLQEDERRVLAVAACAGPRFSARIVMKVLGDEALGDIFHQLVDKGLLRAHEGGLESEYAFVHDRVREAVLAQLDRDELCRLNLALARQLQADDRHNVFAIVAHYNRSLSAVDSDEDRVTVASLNAEAARLSRTQAAFAAALEFAERAVALWPGSARQHDSEGTIQLELLLADCQAGRGQLQAATETYESVLKMVDSPVSRAAVIERLVDALQSQGNPAKALEEAERALALLGVELDLDDENGVAAVQERLSNRLVRPEMLSRIDDLPEATEEAARMSRLYDKTIIAVYFSNPSLLGYVTARAVEHVLESGLTPEAGLTFAWWSMVLCMQGKYRQGEAYARLPRLMHDRFGDDYYGGAGRMVAAAMALSWTRPYEEIFAEQEQAADLLHNSGNLQFASYALIVQHISTVIQGASLDEMLKSCERWGDYCRQHVPLEHGQARIRAHCIRRLMGRQVESLDCEAIVQAYESKGNHTDVCESLVEMARAAWITEDFRQALAFCERAEPAFLAGAAGSLLLNFGHAVIYSISLARAARKQTGEHAQELRDRAEVVAERVLRVTDLAPDNFKAYHHLVAGELHCMRGELEQAMVSCLGAIRHAQEHQQTLLQAQSTRMLVYLFRQAGLGMDQAIAREADQLFRQAGCLAMVRRDGDSGAGAESTRPNQSKAGAELDGVDLASIIKANEAISAEIDYDRLLLRLMEVTVENAGAQIGILIMDPEMPRVIACSRDGTLDEPLDESARCPVQMVSYVLRTGLPVILEEGSRRSIYRDDPYLRSNDVLSIMAVPILRKGEVLGAIYLENGAVSGAFNHQRLQMIQHLLGTAAIALENAALYKEQRRYSEKLEARVRQRTLELERANAVLTRLADLDGLTQISNRRAFDDHATQWLQAGHSLSLVLCDVDDFKAYNDHYGHMAGDEVLREVARVLDALDLGGQGLAARYGGEEFAVLMHGLEDDRVVEIARQCRDRVLDLDLPHAAGHAIGRVSVSVGVALNGHHLEDLIGRADHALYAAKSAGRNRVIVETESDSDG